A stretch of the Actinomyces qiguomingii genome encodes the following:
- a CDS encoding Na+/H+ antiporter NhaC family protein, translating to MLRTEPLMIESYPVLSLVPPLLAILLVIGTKKVIASLAAGILAAAALIADGGIAGTLTKVWEAFSQIFWAEGTVNSYYVLILVFLLTLGVITSLVLMSGGTQAFAEWAMTRVRTRRGAQVLAAGLGTAIFVDDYFNALAVGQVARPVSDRQRVSRAKLAYLIDSSSAPVTVLAPFSSWGASIIGIMGPIVAGVGVQISDAGAFMRSAGMNYYAIAALILLWATVVMEIDIGPMRREESRAVATGGLYAPNEQIPGQLTDSLPRHEPGARRALIVPFAVLVVGVVGGILGTGRRASGSWAILDMLANTDVALSLNIGGVLGLVTAAFYYFHFTHADPVFEAKTAARGVIEGARSMLPAIEILLCAWMLGALIAELGTGAYLGSLVESTAVSAQWLIPMLFVVAGAMAFATGTSWGSFGILLPIAGEIMGSVAGGSELLVPAFGAVLAGAVWGDHCSPISDTTILSSTGAGCNHITHVNTQLPYAGASAAAALLGYVAFSATGSGGLGIAVTVAALIGFALAMRALLPPIGPAGENVSMAAEAGTPASEDPEEVPTSA from the coding sequence ATGCTACGAACGGAACCGTTGATGATCGAGTCCTACCCGGTGCTGTCCCTCGTACCGCCGCTACTGGCGATCCTGCTGGTGATCGGGACGAAGAAGGTCATCGCCTCGCTGGCCGCGGGCATTCTTGCCGCCGCCGCGCTGATCGCCGACGGAGGCATTGCCGGGACCCTGACCAAGGTCTGGGAGGCCTTCTCGCAGATCTTCTGGGCTGAGGGGACGGTCAACTCCTACTACGTTCTCATCCTGGTCTTCCTGCTGACGCTGGGCGTGATCACCTCCCTGGTGCTGATGTCCGGCGGCACCCAGGCCTTCGCCGAGTGGGCCATGACGCGGGTACGCACCAGGCGCGGTGCCCAGGTCCTTGCAGCAGGCCTGGGGACCGCGATCTTCGTCGACGACTACTTCAACGCCCTCGCCGTCGGGCAGGTCGCCCGGCCCGTCTCCGATAGACAGCGGGTGTCGCGGGCCAAGCTCGCCTACCTCATCGACTCCTCCTCCGCCCCCGTTACCGTGCTCGCACCCTTCTCCAGCTGGGGAGCCTCGATCATCGGCATTATGGGGCCGATCGTGGCGGGCGTCGGCGTCCAGATCTCCGACGCCGGCGCATTCATGCGCTCCGCGGGAATGAACTACTACGCAATAGCAGCCCTGATTCTGCTGTGGGCTACGGTAGTCATGGAGATCGACATCGGTCCCATGCGGCGCGAGGAGAGCCGCGCCGTCGCCACGGGCGGCCTGTACGCGCCCAACGAGCAGATCCCCGGCCAGCTCACCGATTCTCTGCCACGCCACGAACCGGGCGCTAGGCGGGCCCTGATCGTCCCCTTCGCCGTCCTGGTGGTCGGCGTCGTTGGCGGAATCCTGGGTACGGGCCGCCGGGCGTCCGGCTCCTGGGCGATTCTCGACATGCTCGCCAATACCGATGTCGCCCTCTCGCTGAATATCGGCGGCGTCCTAGGCCTGGTGACCGCCGCCTTCTACTACTTCCACTTCACCCACGCCGACCCGGTGTTCGAGGCGAAGACGGCCGCCCGGGGTGTCATTGAGGGCGCCCGCTCCATGCTCCCCGCCATTGAGATCCTGCTGTGCGCCTGGATGCTGGGAGCGCTGATCGCCGAGCTCGGCACGGGTGCCTACCTGGGGTCGCTCGTCGAGTCGACGGCGGTCTCCGCTCAGTGGCTCATCCCGATGCTGTTCGTAGTGGCGGGGGCGATGGCCTTCGCCACCGGCACATCCTGGGGCTCCTTCGGCATCCTCCTGCCGATCGCCGGGGAGATCATGGGGTCGGTTGCCGGCGGCAGCGAGTTGCTGGTCCCCGCATTCGGCGCGGTACTCGCAGGCGCCGTGTGGGGTGATCACTGCTCCCCGATTTCGGACACGACGATCCTGTCCAGCACGGGCGCGGGCTGCAACCACATCACCCACGTCAACACGCAGCTGCCCTATGCGGGTGCCAGCGCGGCGGCGGCGCTGCTCGGATACGTGGCCTTCTCTGCAACAGGGTCCGGGGGGCTCGGAATCGCGGTCACCGTCGCCGCGCTTATCGGCTTCGCCCTAGCCATGCGCGCATTGCTGCCGCCCATCGGCCCGGCGGGAGAGAACGTGTCCATGGCCGCAGAAGCGGGCACACCCGCCAGCGAGGACCCCGAAGAGGTGCCGACCTCGGCCTGA
- a CDS encoding transposase family protein — translation MLGVFGVLVGVRRDPPETMEVFEKAIALEGRAAVSSSPTAPLSRQPLTGVFKGVPDPRDRRGVRHRLDTVLALAAVGVLAGCRTLLAIWEHAQDLTGGQLRQLGLPQDRDIPSESTIGRALAGLDADDLDARIASWVLTRTGAIDGRRIIAVDG, via the coding sequence TTGTTAGGGGTTTTCGGCGTGTTGGTGGGGGTGCGGCGCGACCCGCCGGAGACGATGGAGGTGTTCGAAAAAGCCATTGCCTTGGAAGGTCGCGCCGCTGTGTCATCATCCCCCACCGCCCCCTTGTCGCGCCAGCCCCTTACCGGAGTGTTCAAGGGTGTCCCGGACCCGCGTGATCGGCGCGGGGTGCGTCACCGCCTGGACACTGTGCTGGCTTTGGCGGCGGTGGGGGTGCTGGCCGGGTGCCGCACCCTGCTGGCGATCTGGGAGCACGCCCAGGACCTGACCGGCGGCCAACTACGGCAACTGGGACTACCACAAGACCGGGACATCCCCTCGGAGTCCACCATCGGCCGCGCCCTGGCCGGCCTGGACGCCGACGACCTTGACGCTCGGATCGCCTCGTGGGTGCTCACCCGCACCGGCGCCATCGACGGACGCAGGATTATCGCGGTGGACGGGTGA
- a CDS encoding ISAs1 family transposase, with protein sequence MRGAKPKNNNSGDGDDGGGDGSGDGGGGAPHLLAALDQGTGAVLAQQRVEDKTSEIPALKQLLAPHDLTGAVITADALHTQTSTAEWITSRGADYLLTVKNNQPSLRAKLKALPWKDVPAVSGVDCSHGRRVRRTIKAVATPDWIDFPGAAQVLQVRRTRTTHTRGKNSKRSTRRSTEVVYLICSIPPEQAPPEQVAAWIQGHWSIENRLHWVRDVTYDEDRHQLRTGSGPQVMATLRNLAISLIRTIYDDPATASIASANRAMTRRPTKAIKLLTTP encoded by the coding sequence ATGCGCGGCGCCAAACCCAAGAACAACAACAGCGGAGACGGTGATGATGGCGGCGGTGATGGCAGCGGCGATGGTGGCGGTGGGGCCCCGCACCTGCTGGCGGCCCTGGACCAGGGCACCGGGGCGGTGCTCGCCCAGCAGCGCGTAGAAGACAAGACCAGCGAGATACCCGCCCTGAAACAGCTGCTGGCACCCCACGACCTTACCGGCGCGGTCATCACCGCCGACGCCCTGCACACCCAGACCAGCACCGCCGAGTGGATCACCTCCCGGGGCGCCGACTACCTACTGACGGTCAAGAACAACCAGCCCAGTCTCAGGGCGAAACTGAAGGCGCTGCCCTGGAAGGACGTCCCCGCCGTGTCGGGGGTTGACTGCTCTCATGGGCGGCGGGTGCGCCGCACCATCAAAGCCGTGGCAACGCCGGACTGGATCGACTTCCCCGGCGCCGCCCAAGTACTACAGGTACGCCGCACCCGCACCACCCACACCCGCGGTAAGAACAGCAAGCGCAGCACCAGGCGCAGCACCGAGGTCGTCTACCTCATCTGCTCCATACCGCCCGAGCAGGCCCCGCCCGAGCAAGTCGCCGCCTGGATACAAGGCCACTGGAGCATTGAGAACCGCCTCCACTGGGTACGGGACGTGACCTATGACGAGGACCGCCACCAACTGCGCACCGGCTCCGGGCCGCAGGTGATGGCCACCCTGCGGAACCTGGCCATAAGCCTCATCCGCACCATCTACGACGACCCGGCCACCGCCAGCATCGCCTCAGCCAACCGGGCCATGACACGAAGACCCACCAAAGCCATCAAACTCCTAACAACCCCCTAA
- a CDS encoding transposase, which produces MLTAGQAADGPMMIPVLNKIRVARPGPGRPRTRPQMVLADKAYSSRANRAWLRAHHIKATIPVKKDQAAHRRRRGSAGSRPPAFDPTAYKDRNTVERCFGQLKQNRALATKYDKLAVRYQATTHIASIDHWLKRLTQHALRASTLVTCSSARE; this is translated from the coding sequence CTGCTCACCGCCGGGCAGGCGGCCGATGGGCCGATGATGATCCCCGTCCTGAACAAGATCCGGGTAGCGCGTCCGGGACCGGGAAGGCCCCGCACCAGGCCGCAGATGGTGCTCGCGGACAAGGCCTACTCATCCCGTGCTAACCGGGCCTGGCTGCGAGCCCACCACATCAAGGCCACCATCCCCGTCAAGAAAGACCAGGCCGCCCACCGCCGCCGACGCGGCAGCGCCGGGAGCAGGCCGCCCGCCTTCGACCCTACGGCGTACAAGGACCGCAATACGGTGGAGCGCTGCTTCGGCCAGCTCAAGCAGAACCGGGCCCTGGCCACCAAGTACGACAAGCTCGCCGTCCGCTACCAAGCCACCACCCACATCGCCAGCATCGACCACTGGCTCAAACGACTTACACAACACGCCCTTAGGGCGAGTACGCTAGTGACATGCAGTAGCGCCCGCGAGTAG
- a CDS encoding vWA domain-containing protein, protein MDVSYSMSGAPITALSDGYKVFIDEIQNDPLARKRAEVSVVTFGTSAHVVIPFQEAQRLQPTEFETDGSTDMAGGINLALDQLEERKSQYRAQHLEYFRPWLFLMTDGAPNHEGFEEALRRLNQAEAEKRVEVFAVGVGENVNWDVLKRVSKERGPLKLNGLAFAEMFQWLSASLSSVSESVNFGYDDSSHREPGEQIALPPVGWGTLQ, encoded by the coding sequence ATGGATGTATCGTACTCAATGTCTGGAGCTCCAATTACCGCTCTTTCGGATGGATACAAGGTGTTCATTGATGAAATCCAGAACGACCCGCTCGCACGGAAACGAGCTGAAGTGTCAGTGGTAACTTTCGGAACGTCTGCTCACGTTGTCATACCGTTTCAAGAGGCGCAGAGATTGCAGCCGACGGAGTTCGAGACTGACGGGTCGACGGATATGGCTGGCGGAATTAATCTTGCTCTTGATCAACTCGAAGAAAGAAAGAGTCAATATCGAGCTCAACATCTTGAGTACTTCCGCCCTTGGCTGTTTCTCATGACAGATGGAGCCCCTAATCACGAGGGTTTCGAAGAAGCTCTTCGACGCCTGAATCAGGCTGAAGCAGAAAAGCGCGTTGAAGTGTTTGCGGTAGGGGTAGGTGAGAACGTCAATTGGGATGTCCTCAAACGTGTAAGTAAAGAGCGTGGGCCGCTTAAACTGAACGGGCTAGCTTTTGCGGAAATGTTCCAGTGGCTATCGGCCTCCCTGTCGTCAGTATCTGAATCCGTTAACTTCGGTTATGATGATAGCTCTCACCGGGAGCCCGGTGAGCAGATTGCTCTTCCACCGGTGGGGTGGGGAACTCTCCAATAA
- a CDS encoding PP2C family serine/threonine-protein phosphatase produces MVAELYEERGVWSVSGASVAGKSHTAVGSGSDDAYSYILVNGGDSVVAAVADGAGSETGTSAWGSYTACQVVKQHATELVKYAASEATARLAIEKLFLQVILAIERRSRRMDLSPKALSTTLTVAVLSPNAAVFAQVGDGIIVCDFEGKPSARIPEAKGEYANETVFVTSSGALDGHLRFEYIRGGRNSFAISTDGLSYKILNKQQGGTAYAPFFVSIWKQLTVPSVVTTKSLETFLDKLDDQTGDDKTLVVGTRTDPEAFTEHSSSWSQGESASPFGTDQYESTSSSHIVVVNTLQEKNAPFAATDVVPESRDRMDERRTLTQRVLYWFRCFMRFVGG; encoded by the coding sequence ATGGTTGCCGAACTATATGAGGAGCGGGGCGTGTGGTCGGTTTCCGGAGCGTCCGTAGCCGGGAAATCGCATACAGCGGTCGGCTCGGGCTCTGATGACGCGTATTCTTACATACTCGTAAATGGAGGCGATTCGGTTGTTGCTGCCGTTGCCGATGGCGCGGGGAGCGAAACGGGTACGTCTGCGTGGGGATCCTATACCGCGTGCCAAGTTGTGAAGCAGCATGCTACTGAACTCGTTAAATATGCCGCTAGCGAGGCAACCGCAAGGTTGGCCATTGAGAAGCTGTTTCTGCAGGTTATTCTGGCTATTGAGAGACGATCCCGCCGCATGGATCTTTCTCCGAAAGCACTATCTACTACTCTAACGGTCGCGGTTCTGTCACCTAACGCTGCGGTATTCGCGCAAGTTGGTGATGGGATCATCGTATGTGACTTTGAAGGAAAACCATCCGCGCGAATACCGGAAGCTAAAGGTGAATACGCCAACGAAACCGTTTTCGTTACTAGTTCGGGAGCGTTGGATGGTCACTTACGATTCGAATATATACGAGGTGGAAGAAACAGTTTTGCGATTAGTACTGACGGATTGAGCTATAAGATTCTCAACAAGCAGCAGGGTGGCACCGCGTACGCACCTTTCTTCGTTTCTATATGGAAACAGCTAACGGTGCCATCGGTAGTTACAACGAAATCCTTGGAAACCTTTCTCGATAAGCTCGACGATCAAACGGGAGACGACAAAACTTTGGTTGTCGGAACCCGTACTGATCCGGAAGCTTTTACCGAGCATTCGTCGTCATGGAGCCAGGGCGAATCTGCTTCGCCCTTTGGTACTGACCAATACGAGTCGACTTCATCAAGTCATATAGTGGTCGTAAACACCCTCCAAGAAAAGAACGCTCCTTTTGCTGCCACTGACGTTGTACCCGAGTCACGAGACAGGATGGATGAGAGGCGCACACTTACTCAGCGGGTTCTATACTGGTTTCGGTGTTTCATGCGTTTTGTAGGGGGATGA
- a CDS encoding protein kinase domain-containing protein, whose protein sequence is MAGFVMPKIDVKDALEVHQITNRADRFAPMPGCPQWARDFDFRYLTRTAYNLASAVQMIHNAGVVIGDFNERNILVMRTALVSLVDCDSMQFTRGRHTYLCEVGRPEYTAPELQGVDFHKVVRGQESDLFALGVHIYMLLLDGAQPFRGGAWRGDGDPLEF, encoded by the coding sequence GTGGCCGGTTTCGTCATGCCTAAGATCGATGTCAAGGACGCTTTAGAGGTCCATCAGATTACGAATCGAGCAGATCGATTTGCCCCAATGCCTGGCTGCCCACAGTGGGCTCGGGACTTCGATTTCAGATATCTGACTCGAACGGCGTATAATTTGGCATCGGCGGTTCAGATGATACATAACGCTGGAGTTGTGATCGGCGATTTCAACGAACGTAATATTCTAGTGATGCGCACAGCATTGGTCTCCTTGGTTGATTGTGACTCCATGCAGTTCACCAGGGGGCGGCACACTTACCTTTGCGAAGTTGGTCGTCCCGAGTATACTGCCCCAGAGTTGCAGGGTGTCGATTTCCATAAAGTAGTTCGCGGCCAAGAGTCAGATCTGTTCGCTCTTGGTGTGCATATTTACATGCTGCTACTTGATGGTGCACAACCATTTCGAGGGGGTGCTTGGAGAGGAGATGGAGATCCCCTGGAGTTCTGA
- a CDS encoding transposase family protein translates to MNASTKLDPHQLTDLCAILHNQGDLPVAGSRVLGLYQRVKLTVMALRHNISQELLAEIFDISQPTASRIIGAYTTLIAHALGDSVPTVEDLDPTQTLIIDGTVLKCWDWKGVPGLFSGKYRTTGLNVQVACTPSGAIAWVSDPLPGATHDAAALRASGLLDVPPDHLPDGATAALHIGDKGYLGLGMTTPIKKLPGMPLHEADKAFNTSINRIRYMAERTIANLKTWRVLHTGYRRPIQTFPTTITTVLALTFTYTP, encoded by the coding sequence ATGAACGCTAGCACGAAACTCGACCCCCACCAGCTCACTGACCTGTGCGCCATCTTGCACAACCAGGGAGATCTGCCGGTGGCCGGCAGCCGGGTCCTGGGCCTGTACCAGCGCGTGAAGCTGACCGTGATGGCGCTGCGCCACAACATCAGCCAGGAGCTGCTGGCCGAGATCTTCGACATCTCCCAGCCCACCGCCTCCCGCATCATCGGCGCCTACACCACCCTGATCGCCCACGCCCTGGGAGACAGCGTGCCCACGGTGGAGGACCTGGATCCCACCCAAACCCTGATCATTGACGGAACCGTGCTGAAGTGCTGGGACTGGAAGGGTGTCCCGGGCCTGTTCTCCGGCAAGTACCGCACCACCGGGCTGAACGTACAGGTGGCCTGCACCCCCTCCGGGGCGATCGCCTGGGTCTCGGACCCGCTACCCGGAGCCACGCATGACGCCGCCGCGCTGCGGGCCAGCGGCCTGCTGGACGTCCCACCCGACCACCTGCCCGACGGCGCTACCGCTGCCCTCCATATCGGGGATAAGGGCTACCTCGGGCTGGGCATGACCACCCCCATCAAGAAGTTACCCGGGATGCCCCTGCACGAGGCCGACAAGGCCTTCAACACCTCGATCAACCGCATCCGCTACATGGCCGAACGGACCATCGCCAACCTCAAAACCTGGCGCGTCCTACACACCGGCTACCGCCGACCCATACAAACCTTCCCAACAACCATCACCACCGTACTCGCCCTCACCTTCACATACACCCCATGA
- a CDS encoding helix-turn-helix domain-containing protein has protein sequence MANRPAPGVVLREGDRGELEGLVRSRSARAGLVRRARIVLLAADGVSNTEIARRVGASRTTVIAWRDRYQRLGMDGLEDAGRPGRPRKVDHAAVVTATLTPPPKSLGVTHWSTRLLASRLGVSAATVARAWRAYGIKPWREQSFRFSTDPGGLFIGGVGDSRHAHRG, from the coding sequence ATGGCTAATCGTCCTGCTCCTGGTGTGGTGCTGCGCGAGGGTGATCGTGGTGAGCTGGAAGGGCTGGTGCGCTCGCGCAGTGCGCGGGCGGGGCTGGTGCGGCGGGCGCGGATTGTGCTGCTGGCCGCGGACGGGGTGTCCAACACCGAGATCGCCCGGCGGGTGGGCGCCTCGCGTACCACGGTGATCGCGTGGCGGGACCGCTACCAGCGCCTGGGCATGGACGGCCTGGAGGATGCCGGGCGTCCGGGGCGGCCCCGCAAGGTGGACCACGCCGCGGTCGTGACCGCCACGCTGACCCCGCCCCCGAAGTCCTTGGGGGTCACCCACTGGTCCACCCGGCTGCTGGCCTCCCGGCTGGGAGTGTCGGCGGCGACGGTGGCCAGGGCCTGGAGGGCTTACGGGATCAAGCCGTGGCGGGAGCAGTCCTTCCGGTTCTCCACCGATCCCGGAGGGTTATTCATAGGGGGTGTGGGTGATTCGCGACACGCGCATAGAGGGTAA
- the nrdF gene encoding class 1b ribonucleoside-diphosphate reductase subunit beta — translation MPEPIKLIDRVQAINWNRLVDDKDLEVWDRLTGNFWLPEKVPLSNDVQSWATLNQAEQNMTTRVFTGLTLLDTIQGTVGAVSLIPDARTPHEEAVLTNIAFMESVHARSYSSIFSTLISTAEIDEAFRWSEENENLQRKARIILDYYRGDDPEKRKVASTMLESFLFYSGFYAPMYWSAHAKLTNTADLIRLIIRDEAVHGYYIGYKYQLAVREASPERQAELKDYTIELLMELYDNEEQYTEDLYDELGLTEDVKKFLRYNANKAMMNLGYEALFPADTTDVNPAILAALSPNADENHDFFSGSGSSYVIGTAEATQDEDWDF, via the coding sequence ATGCCTGAGCCCATCAAGCTCATCGACCGCGTCCAGGCCATCAACTGGAACCGGCTCGTAGACGACAAGGACCTGGAGGTCTGGGACCGGCTCACCGGCAACTTCTGGCTCCCGGAGAAGGTGCCGCTGTCCAACGACGTCCAGTCCTGGGCCACGCTGAACCAGGCCGAGCAGAACATGACCACCCGCGTGTTCACCGGCCTGACCCTGCTGGACACCATCCAGGGGACCGTCGGTGCGGTCTCCCTCATCCCGGACGCCCGCACCCCGCACGAGGAGGCGGTGCTGACCAACATCGCCTTCATGGAGTCGGTGCACGCCCGCTCCTACTCCTCGATCTTCTCCACCCTGATCTCCACCGCCGAGATCGACGAGGCCTTCCGCTGGAGTGAGGAGAACGAGAACCTGCAGCGCAAGGCCCGCATCATCCTGGACTACTACCGCGGCGATGACCCGGAGAAGCGCAAGGTCGCCTCCACCATGCTGGAGTCCTTCCTGTTCTACTCCGGCTTCTACGCCCCCATGTACTGGTCGGCGCACGCCAAGCTCACCAACACCGCCGACCTGATCCGCCTGATCATCCGCGATGAGGCCGTGCACGGCTACTACATTGGCTACAAGTACCAGCTGGCCGTGCGCGAGGCCTCCCCCGAGCGCCAGGCCGAGCTGAAGGATTACACCATCGAGCTGCTCATGGAGCTGTACGACAACGAGGAGCAGTACACCGAGGACCTCTACGACGAACTCGGCCTGACCGAGGATGTGAAGAAGTTCCTGCGGTACAACGCCAACAAGGCGATGATGAACCTCGGCTACGAGGCGCTGTTCCCGGCCGACACCACCGACGTCAACCCGGCGATCCTCGCCGCGCTCTCCCCCAACGCGGACGAGAACCACGACTTCTTCTCCGGCTCCGGCTCCTCCTACGTCATCGGCACCGCGGAGGCCACCCAGGACGAGGACTGGGACTTCTGA